The following proteins come from a genomic window of Halobellus litoreus:
- a CDS encoding alpha/beta fold hydrolase — MSRNWTRWTAGGVGLLFGVAGAALWRWKHRRLADLATGSELVETDHGAIEVSRRGSGSPVLVLHGAPGGYDQALAFGEAMVDDGVELIAPSRPGYLRTPLDGAATPSDQAALLDALLDKLEVEEALVIGLSAGGPSALHLASEYPERVTGLVLASAISTEIDDRMFDTGSPIADPILTSTPVLDATSGLMELLRRANPDHLLGLMHGSLSTLEGADLEEYVEFVRATPEQRERSLEFIPTVLPTSVRIDGTRNDERWCRELPLVDYGEIRCPTLVVHGEFDAAVPISHAEFLAETVPDVELHRVEADHLVWIGPDADRAIQLVREFTQSVTETAGRTEL; from the coding sequence ATGAGTCGAAACTGGACACGGTGGACTGCTGGTGGCGTGGGGCTCCTATTCGGGGTAGCGGGCGCTGCGCTGTGGCGCTGGAAGCATCGCCGGCTCGCCGACCTAGCGACAGGCAGTGAACTCGTCGAGACCGACCACGGTGCGATTGAAGTTTCGCGACGGGGCTCGGGTTCGCCCGTCCTCGTCCTCCACGGCGCCCCGGGCGGGTACGACCAGGCGCTCGCGTTCGGCGAAGCGATGGTCGACGACGGCGTCGAACTCATCGCCCCTTCTCGCCCGGGCTACCTGCGGACGCCGCTTGACGGTGCCGCCACCCCGAGCGATCAGGCGGCTCTGCTCGACGCACTGCTGGACAAACTTGAGGTTGAGGAGGCGCTGGTCATCGGACTCTCGGCTGGCGGCCCGTCCGCTCTCCACTTGGCGTCTGAGTATCCCGAGCGCGTCACGGGCCTCGTGCTCGCATCGGCTATCTCCACAGAGATCGACGACCGAATGTTCGATACGGGCAGCCCCATCGCCGATCCGATACTAACGTCCACACCGGTCCTCGACGCCACGTCTGGCCTTATGGAACTTCTCCGTCGCGCTAATCCGGACCACCTCCTCGGACTCATGCACGGGAGTCTGTCGACGCTGGAGGGAGCAGATCTCGAAGAGTACGTCGAGTTCGTCAGGGCGACCCCGGAACAACGCGAACGGTCGCTAGAATTCATCCCGACAGTCCTCCCCACGAGTGTACGTATTGATGGGACGCGCAACGATGAACGATGGTGCCGGGAACTCCCCCTCGTCGACTACGGGGAGATACGGTGTCCCACGCTCGTGGTCCACGGAGAGTTTGACGCGGCGGTTCCCATCTCCCACGCCGAGTTTCTCGCCGAGACGGTGCCCGACGTCGAACTTCACCGCGTCGAGGCCGACCACCTCGTCTGGATCGGCCCCGATGCCGACCGTGCTATCCAGCTTGTACGGGAGTTCACACAGTCAGTGACTGAAACCGCTGGACGAACGGAACTATAG